Proteins encoded by one window of uncultured Celeribacter sp.:
- the nrdE gene encoding class 1b ribonucleoside-diphosphate reductase subunit alpha, producing the protein MLNLYDENGHIRFEADRMAARQYFLQHVNQNTVFFHSLDEKLGYLVEEGYYEAAVLDQYSKNFMRKIWEEAYAKKFRFPTFLGAFKYYTSYTLKTRDGQRYLERYEDRVVMTALALARGDEALALSFMDEMLSGRFQPATPTFLNAGKKSRGELISCFLLRLEDNMESIGRGINSALQLSKRGGGVALLLTNIREHGAPIKGIENQSSGVIPVMKLLEDSFSYANQLGARQGAGAVYLNAHHPDIMRFLDTKRENADEKIRIKTLSLGVVIPDVTFELAKKNADMYLFSPHDVEKVYGVPFSEISVTEKYEEMVDDKRIHKKKINAREFFQTIAEIQFESGYPYIMFEDTVNRMNPIAGRINMSNLCSEILQVNEASEFNDDLSYSHLGTDISCNLGSLNIAKTMDGKDLGQSVGTAVRALTAVSEMSAIDSVPSIRRGNDESHAIGLGQMNLHGFLAREHIHYGSPEGVEFTSVYFAAVAYHAIRESNALAREHGESFKGFADSDYANGSFFDKYTDRDWLPESEKVQSLFEGMDLPTREDWATLKEAVMKDGLYNRNLQAVPPTGSISYINNSTSSIHPIVSKVEIRKEGKIGRVYYPAAFMSNENLEYYRDAYEIGPEALIDTYAAATEHVDQGLSLTLFFPAEATTRDINKAQIYAWKKGIKTIYYIRLRQAALEGTEVQGCVSCTL; encoded by the coding sequence ATGCTCAATCTCTACGACGAAAACGGGCATATCCGGTTTGAGGCCGACCGCATGGCGGCGCGTCAGTATTTCCTGCAGCATGTGAACCAGAACACCGTGTTCTTTCACTCGCTCGACGAGAAGCTCGGCTATCTCGTGGAGGAAGGCTATTACGAGGCGGCGGTTCTGGACCAATATTCCAAGAACTTCATGCGCAAGATCTGGGAGGAGGCCTATGCCAAGAAATTCCGCTTTCCGACCTTCTTGGGCGCCTTCAAATATTACACGTCTTACACGCTGAAAACCCGCGACGGGCAGCGCTATCTTGAGCGCTACGAGGACCGCGTGGTGATGACCGCGCTGGCTCTGGCACGCGGTGACGAAGCGCTGGCGCTGTCCTTCATGGACGAAATGCTGTCGGGCCGGTTCCAGCCCGCGACGCCCACGTTTTTGAACGCTGGCAAGAAATCCCGTGGCGAGTTGATCTCGTGTTTCCTTTTGCGTCTCGAAGACAACATGGAAAGCATCGGCCGCGGCATCAACTCCGCGCTGCAACTGTCGAAACGCGGTGGCGGTGTGGCGCTTTTGCTGACCAACATCCGCGAACACGGCGCACCGATCAAAGGCATCGAGAACCAGTCTTCGGGCGTCATTCCGGTGATGAAGCTGTTGGAAGACAGCTTTTCCTACGCCAACCAATTGGGCGCACGTCAAGGTGCCGGTGCCGTGTACCTGAACGCGCATCACCCGGACATCATGCGGTTTTTGGACACAAAACGCGAAAACGCCGACGAGAAAATCCGCATCAAGACGCTGTCTCTGGGCGTGGTGATCCCCGACGTGACCTTCGAGTTGGCCAAGAAAAACGCCGACATGTATCTCTTCTCCCCGCATGACGTGGAGAAGGTTTACGGCGTGCCCTTTTCTGAGATCTCGGTCACCGAGAAATACGAGGAGATGGTGGACGACAAACGCATCCACAAGAAAAAGATCAACGCGCGGGAATTCTTCCAGACCATCGCGGAGATTCAGTTCGAAAGCGGCTATCCCTACATCATGTTCGAGGACACGGTGAACCGGATGAACCCGATCGCGGGCCGGATCAACATGTCGAACCTGTGCTCCGAGATTTTGCAGGTCAACGAGGCCTCCGAGTTCAACGACGACCTGTCTTACAGCCACCTTGGCACAGATATTTCCTGTAACCTCGGCTCGCTGAATATCGCGAAGACCATGGACGGCAAGGATCTGGGCCAGAGCGTCGGCACCGCCGTGCGTGCGCTCACCGCCGTGTCGGAAATGTCGGCGATTGACTCCGTGCCGTCGATCCGGCGCGGCAATGACGAAAGCCATGCCATCGGCCTGGGCCAGATGAACCTGCATGGATTCCTCGCCCGCGAGCACATCCATTACGGCAGCCCCGAAGGCGTCGAATTCACCTCCGTCTATTTCGCCGCTGTCGCCTATCACGCGATCCGCGAGAGCAACGCTTTGGCGCGCGAACATGGCGAGAGCTTCAAGGGTTTTGCCGACTCTGACTACGCCAATGGCTCCTTCTTCGACAAATACACCGACCGCGATTGGCTGCCGGAAAGCGAGAAGGTGCAATCCCTGTTCGAAGGCATGGACCTGCCGACCCGCGAAGATTGGGCGACACTCAAAGAGGCGGTGATGAAGGACGGGCTTTACAACCGCAACCTTCAGGCTGTGCCGCCGACGGGCTCTATCTCCTATATCAACAATTCGACCTCCTCGATCCATCCGATTGTGTCGAAAGTTGAGATTCGCAAAGAGGGCAAAATCGGCCGCGTCTATTACCCGGCCGCCTTCATGTCGAACGAGAACCTTGAGTATTACCGCGATGCCTATGAGATCGGGCCGGAAGCCCTGATCGACACCTATGCCGCCGCCACGGAACACGTCGATCAGGGGCTGTCCCTGACCCTGTTCTTCCCGGCAGAGGCCACCACGCGCGACATCAACAAAGCACAGATCTACGCGTGGAAAAAAGGCATCAAGACCATCTATTACATCCGCTTGCGTCAGGCCGCCCTTGAGGGCACCGAGGTGCAAGGCTGCGTGTCCTGCACGCTCTGA
- a CDS encoding ABC transporter ATP-binding protein, with translation MSSIELQAVEKWFGDVQVIKGVDLKIDEGEFIIFVGPSGCGKSTLLRMIAGLEETSRGKIFVGERDATAEPPSKRGLAMVFQSYALYPHMSVRDNVGFALKAAGEPKDVIKQKVDEAARVLKLDDYLDRRPKDLSGGQRQRVAIGRSIVRDPTAFLFDEPLSNLDAALRVEMRYELAKLHRSLKSTMIYVTHDQVEAMTLADRIVVLEAGKIAQVGSPKELYERPGNLFVAQFIGSPKMNVIPAASTGLGDKGKDLGIRPEHISIVAPGEGDLDGVVDVVEYLGADTYIIVDAENGAGQMTIRDLGDAPHQPGEKVGLKFGEGRTHLFDETGLAIR, from the coding sequence ATGTCGAGCATTGAGCTACAGGCCGTCGAGAAATGGTTCGGCGACGTGCAGGTGATCAAGGGCGTTGATCTCAAGATCGACGAGGGCGAATTCATCATTTTCGTGGGGCCGTCCGGCTGTGGGAAATCCACGCTGTTGCGGATGATCGCGGGGCTGGAAGAGACCTCGCGCGGCAAGATTTTCGTGGGTGAACGTGACGCGACCGCCGAGCCGCCGTCGAAACGGGGTCTCGCGATGGTGTTCCAGTCTTACGCGCTCTATCCGCATATGTCGGTGCGCGACAATGTGGGCTTTGCGCTCAAAGCCGCCGGTGAGCCGAAGGATGTGATCAAGCAAAAGGTCGACGAGGCCGCGCGGGTTTTGAAGCTCGACGACTATCTCGACCGACGCCCGAAAGACCTCTCCGGCGGGCAACGGCAACGTGTCGCCATTGGCCGCTCTATCGTGCGCGATCCGACGGCGTTTCTCTTTGACGAACCGCTTTCGAATTTGGACGCGGCGCTCAGGGTCGAGATGCGCTACGAGCTTGCCAAACTGCACCGCTCGCTGAAATCCACGATGATCTATGTGACCCACGATCAGGTCGAAGCGATGACGCTCGCCGACCGGATCGTCGTGTTGGAGGCGGGTAAGATCGCGCAGGTCGGCTCGCCGAAAGAGCTGTACGAGCGGCCCGGCAACCTTTTCGTGGCGCAGTTTATCGGCAGCCCGAAAATGAACGTCATCCCGGCGGCCTCAACAGGGCTTGGTGACAAGGGCAAAGACCTGGGCATTCGTCCTGAGCACATCTCCATCGTCGCGCCCGGCGAGGGCGATCTCGATGGAGTGGTCGACGTGGTCGAATACTTGGGCGCCGACACCTACATCATCGTCGATGCGGAGAATGGCGCGGGGCAGATGACCATTCGCGATCTGGGCGATGCGCCGCATCAGCCGGGCGAAAAGGTCGGGCTGAAGTTTGGCGAGGGCCGCACGCATTTGTTTGACGAGACGGGTCTGGCGATTCGGTAA
- a CDS encoding ABC transporter permease subunit — MKHLRFGYLTGPALGILWTFVIAVTVAVAMSFATGEAFRPSLTWSVIFGIPTGLALVWGGTTLVASAVLSVVYFIALSLGIGPVLTGNVSSVARVAAALFMGIGIGWPLKVFVEELTLGALTRHEFEDAVIRTLRGFGYIFFTAIVVIPFYVMVMTSLKNQAQLMQNPLDFSIDLSQGWGLFRSYVELITEFNFGSYMWTSFYISVLTVFITLLFAIPGAYAVARLRFRGQAAFSRSILLIYMVPMIVLALPIYIAFSMMGLRNSITGIVMIYPVTTIPVALYMLQGYFRGLPAEIEEAGLMDGLSRLQVIWKITLPLSLPALASVSLYVFMIAWNEFLLAFMLLDDPSKFTLTRGIASLNSSEIPRQHLMAGSVIATVPIMALFLGLEKFMTKGLTAGSVKG, encoded by the coding sequence ATGAAACACCTCCGTTTCGGATATCTCACCGGCCCTGCCTTGGGCATTCTGTGGACCTTCGTCATCGCGGTGACCGTCGCCGTGGCGATGAGTTTCGCCACCGGCGAGGCGTTCCGGCCCTCTCTGACGTGGTCCGTGATCTTTGGCATTCCCACGGGATTGGCGCTTGTCTGGGGCGGGACGACTTTGGTCGCCTCTGCCGTGCTCTCGGTGGTCTATTTTATTGCGCTGTCGCTTGGGATCGGTCCGGTTTTGACCGGCAATGTGTCCTCGGTGGCGCGCGTTGCGGCGGCTCTGTTCATGGGGATCGGCATTGGCTGGCCGCTCAAGGTCTTCGTCGAAGAGCTGACCCTGGGTGCGCTCACCCGCCATGAATTCGAGGATGCGGTGATCCGCACGCTCCGGGGCTTTGGCTATATCTTCTTCACCGCCATCGTGGTCATTCCCTTCTATGTGATGGTGATGACCAGCCTGAAAAATCAGGCGCAACTGATGCAGAACCCCTTGGATTTCTCGATTGATCTGTCCCAGGGCTGGGGTCTGTTCCGGTCCTATGTCGAACTGATCACGGAGTTCAATTTCGGCTCTTATATGTGGACCTCTTTCTACATTTCCGTGCTGACCGTGTTCATCACGCTCTTGTTCGCGATCCCCGGCGCCTATGCGGTCGCGCGTCTGAGGTTCCGGGGGCAGGCGGCGTTTTCGCGGTCTATCCTCTTGATCTATATGGTGCCGATGATCGTTCTGGCGCTGCCGATCTACATCGCCTTTTCGATGATGGGGCTGCGCAATTCGATCACCGGCATCGTCATGATCTACCCGGTGACGACGATCCCGGTGGCTTTGTATATGCTCCAAGGTTATTTCCGCGGGCTGCCCGCAGAGATCGAAGAAGCCGGGCTGATGGACGGGCTCTCGCGGCTACAGGTGATCTGGAAAATCACCCTGCCACTCAGCCTTCCGGCGCTCGCCTCCGTGTCGCTTTACGTCTTCATGATCGCGTGGAACGAGTTCCTCTTGGCCTTCATGCTCTTGGACGATCCGTCGAAATTCACCCTGACGCGCGGGATCGCCTCGCTCAACTCGTCGGAAATTCCCAGACAGCATCTCATGGCAGGCTCGGTGATCGCCACCGTGCCGATCATGGCGCTGTTCTTGGGGCTTGAGAAATTCATGACCAAAGGCCTGACAGCCGGGAGCGTTAAAGGATGA
- the nrdF gene encoding class 1b ribonucleoside-diphosphate reductase subunit beta yields the protein MKDMTDIRIPRAINWNRLEDDKDLEVWNRLTVNFWLPEKVPLSNDIPSWATLKEFEKTLTIRVFTGLTLLDTIQNTVGAPSLMPDAVTPHEEAVLTNVAFMEAVHARSYSSIFSTLCSTKEVDEAFRWSEENPHLQAKAKAILETYAPGNDPLKRKIASVFLESFLFYSGFYLPMYWSSRAKLTNTADLIRLIIRDEAVHGYYIGYKFQRGMEKLPEAEQQALKDYAYSLLFELYEIENQYTEELYDEIGLTEDVKTFLHYNANKALQNLGFEALFPPEVSEVNAAILAALSPDSENHDFFSGSGSSYVIGKAVATEDEDWDF from the coding sequence ATGAAAGATATGACCGATATCCGCATCCCGCGCGCCATCAACTGGAACCGCCTGGAAGACGACAAGGACCTCGAGGTCTGGAACCGTCTGACGGTGAACTTCTGGCTGCCGGAAAAAGTGCCGCTGTCGAACGACATCCCGAGCTGGGCGACGCTCAAGGAGTTTGAGAAAACCCTGACAATCCGGGTGTTTACCGGCCTGACGCTTTTGGACACGATCCAGAACACCGTCGGTGCGCCGTCGTTGATGCCCGACGCGGTGACGCCGCATGAAGAGGCCGTTCTGACCAACGTCGCCTTCATGGAGGCCGTCCACGCGCGGTCCTATTCCTCGATCTTCTCGACGCTCTGTTCGACGAAAGAGGTGGACGAGGCCTTCCGCTGGTCCGAGGAAAACCCGCATTTGCAAGCCAAGGCCAAGGCCATTCTTGAGACCTACGCGCCCGGGAACGATCCGCTGAAACGCAAGATCGCTTCGGTGTTCCTCGAAAGCTTCCTGTTCTATTCGGGCTTCTACCTGCCCATGTATTGGTCGTCGCGCGCAAAGCTCACGAACACCGCCGATCTCATTCGCCTGATCATCCGCGACGAGGCGGTGCATGGCTATTACATCGGCTATAAATTCCAGCGCGGCATGGAAAAGCTGCCGGAGGCCGAACAACAGGCGCTCAAGGACTATGCCTATAGCCTGTTGTTCGAACTGTACGAGATCGAAAACCAATATACCGAAGAGCTTTACGACGAGATCGGCCTGACCGAGGACGTCAAAACCTTCCTGCATTACAACGCCAACAAGGCGCTGCAAAACCTCGGCTTCGAGGCGCTGTTCCCGCCGGAGGTCTCCGAGGTGAACGCAGCTATTTTGGCCGCTCTCAGCCCCGACAGCGAGAACCACGACTTCTTCTCCGGCTCTGGCTCCAGCTACGTGATCGGCAAGGCGGTCGCGACCGAGGATGAAGACTGGGATTTCTGA